TGCGACGGCTAAAGTTGATTCTTCTGCTATTATTTGTTCAGGGGTTGTTGTTGGCCCTGGTGCCGAAATCGGTGCAAATGTCACCATTGGTCCCAATTCCGTGATTGGAAAGGGAGTGATTATTGGTCAAAATACATCCATTGATTCAAATGTTTCCATTTCCCATTCAATAATTGGGTCTTCTGTTAAAATACTTGCTGGGGCTCGAATTGGACAAGAAGGATTTGGTTTCATTATGGATGATGAAGGCTATCTTTCTATTCCCCAGCTTGGATGTGTCAGAATTGCAGACAATGTCGAAATAGGGGCCAATACAACTATTGATAGGGGGTCACTCTCCGATACGACAATTGGAACGGGAACTCGCATCGACAATTTGGTTCAAATTGCACATAATGTGCAAATAGGTAAAGGATGTGTTATTGTCGCGCAGGTAGGTATAGCTGGAAGCACAGTTATAGGCGATTATGCGGCATTGGCTGGCCAAGCTGGCATAGCTCAGCATTTGAAAATAGGAAAAGGGGCAAGAGTGGCGGCCCAAGGCGGGGTTATTCGAGATGTGCGCGAAGGAGAGACAATTTCTGGAACTCCAGCCATCCCTATCATGGAGTGGCGCCGTCAGCATGTTGCTTTGTCCAAGTTAAGTCAAAAGAGAAAAGGTGATCTATGACCGGTAAAACATCCATAGAAGCTAAGTCAGTTGCTTCAAGTGATTCT
This region of Alphaproteobacteria bacterium genomic DNA includes:
- the lpxD gene encoding UDP-3-O-(3-hydroxymyristoyl)glucosamine N-acyltransferase, yielding MPNQRFYTNKGPFPLGKLVELSNSTFCEGVGSQVKNAQIKDVAFISNAELGTVTYCSDPRLLDSLTNTEATACIISQKNLESLPENVIPILNEQPQRAYAKIASTMYPTECNQLLHTGASVDATAKVDSSAIICSGVVVGPGAEIGANVTIGPNSVIGKGVIIGQNTSIDSNVSISHSIIGSSVKILAGARIGQEGFGFIMDDEGYLSIPQLGCVRIADNVEIGANTTIDRGSLSDTTIGTGTRIDNLVQIAHNVQIGKGCVIVAQVGIAGSTVIGDYAALAGQAGIAQHLKIGKGARVAAQGGVIRDVREGETISGTPAIPIMEWRRQHVALSKLSQKRKGDL